From the genome of Hathewaya histolytica, one region includes:
- the rihA gene encoding pyrimidine-specific ribonucleoside hydrolase RihA, translating to MKKIPVIIDCDPGHDDAIALMLALGNERIDVKAVTTSAGNQTPDKTLNNALRVLSFLGLDNIEVAQGAKKPMMRDLIIAPEVHGESGLDGPQLPQPSFKESSRNAIEVIADVLKNSDEKITLIPTGPLTNIAIFLSTYPELKDKIERISLMGGAAFGGNWTPAAEFNILVDPEAADVVFKSGVPITMCGLDVTHKAQVYDEDIEKFRGLSNATGKLVAELLDFFAIFHKDERFGFKGAPLHDPCAVACIIDPSIIKTKKCHVAIETNGEFTLGATVVDYNDILKKEKNVDVAFDIDRERFIQMIYDSVKNLR from the coding sequence ATGAAGAAGATTCCTGTAATAATAGATTGTGATCCGGGTCATGATGATGCCATTGCTTTAATGCTTGCATTAGGTAATGAGAGGATAGATGTAAAAGCAGTAACAACTTCAGCAGGTAACCAAACTCCAGACAAAACTTTAAACAATGCCCTTAGAGTATTAAGTTTTCTAGGGTTAGATAATATAGAAGTTGCACAAGGTGCTAAGAAACCTATGATGAGGGACTTAATTATAGCACCAGAGGTACATGGTGAAAGTGGATTAGATGGTCCACAACTTCCACAACCTAGCTTCAAAGAAAGTTCAAGAAATGCTATAGAAGTTATAGCTGATGTATTAAAAAATAGTGATGAAAAAATAACTTTAATTCCAACAGGACCTCTAACTAACATAGCTATTTTTCTTTCAACTTATCCTGAGTTAAAAGATAAGATAGAGAGAATTTCTCTAATGGGAGGAGCTGCGTTTGGAGGTAACTGGACACCGGCAGCAGAGTTTAATATTCTAGTAGATCCAGAAGCTGCAGATGTAGTATTTAAATCAGGTGTACCAATTACAATGTGTGGCCTTGATGTAACTCATAAAGCCCAAGTTTATGATGAGGATATAGAAAAATTTAGAGGATTAAGCAATGCTACAGGAAAGCTAGTTGCAGAACTTTTAGATTTCTTCGCTATATTCCATAAAGATGAGAGATTTGGCTTTAAAGGAGCACCATTACATGACCCATGTGCAGTAGCTTGCATAATAGATCCAAGTATAATAAAAACTAAAAAATGTCATGTAGCTATAGAAACAAATGGAGAATTTACTCTTGGAGCGACAGTTGTAGATTATAATGATATACTTAAAAAAGAGAAAAATGTAGATGTTGCTTTTGATATTGATAGAGAAAGATTTATCCAAATGATATATGATTCAGTTAAAAATTTAAGATAA
- a CDS encoding nucleoside hydrolase, whose product MNKRPIIIDCDPGTDDAIALFMALASEDIDVRAITVVSGNQTIEKTSNNAINIVDFLGKDVKVAKGAVRPLTREVFLADFVHGDSGVGNTVFPKAKADFYEKNAVDTIYEEAMKCNGELELVSIGPLTNIANLLMTYPEVKDKIKRLVIMGGAIFGGNDSPAAEFNIYVDPEAARIVFESGIPLVMVGLDATHKAKVFENEIREIESYNKVGKYAAEIMDFVKCFYESLGFGGIVMHDPCALAYVLDESIVKTEEYHVDIETRGELTRGKTVVDIYKVTGKEPNAYVAVDVDREKFVALIKELIKKYN is encoded by the coding sequence ATGAATAAAAGACCGATAATTATAGACTGTGATCCAGGAACAGACGATGCTATAGCATTATTTATGGCATTAGCGTCAGAGGATATAGATGTACGAGCTATAACAGTAGTTTCTGGAAACCAAACCATAGAAAAAACTTCTAATAACGCAATAAACATAGTAGATTTTCTAGGAAAAGATGTAAAGGTAGCAAAGGGAGCTGTAAGACCACTTACAAGAGAAGTATTTTTAGCAGACTTTGTTCATGGAGATAGTGGAGTAGGAAATACGGTTTTCCCAAAAGCTAAGGCAGACTTTTACGAGAAGAATGCAGTAGATACTATATATGAAGAGGCTATGAAATGTAATGGAGAACTAGAACTTGTATCCATAGGACCTTTAACAAATATAGCAAATCTTTTAATGACATATCCAGAAGTTAAAGATAAGATAAAAAGATTAGTTATAATGGGTGGAGCTATATTTGGTGGAAATGATAGTCCAGCTGCTGAATTTAATATATATGTGGATCCAGAGGCTGCAAGAATAGTATTTGAATCAGGAATACCACTAGTTATGGTAGGTTTAGATGCAACACATAAGGCAAAAGTGTTTGAAAATGAAATAAGAGAAATAGAAAGCTATAATAAAGTTGGTAAATATGCAGCAGAAATTATGGATTTCGTTAAATGTTTTTATGAATCTTTAGGTTTTGGAGGTATAGTAATGCATGACCCTTGTGCTCTTGCATATGTTTTAGATGAAAGTATAGTAAAAACTGAAGAATATCATGTAGATATAGAAACAAGGGGAGAGCTTACAAGAGGAAAAACAGTTGTAGATATATACAAAGTAACAGGAAAAGAACCTAATGCATATGTAGCTGTGGATGTGGATAGAGAAAAATTTGTAGCCTTAATAAAAGAATTAATAAAGAAGTATAATTAA
- a CDS encoding LacI family DNA-binding transcriptional regulator yields MKVTITEIAKEAKVSIATVSRVLNNKSKGVSIETRNRILKIIEEKGYHPNAIARGLVTKKTKVIGLILPSITNPFFPEIERGIEDMATTLGYNIILCNTDYDKEREKKYLKLLIERQVDGIIYALSVERKNYESIDTLDKRGIPFVVFDKYVKNKDVPYIYTENEEAIYNMVKYVTEKGHKNIAYISGPLDYITARDRLRGYKKGLKCANIEEDSSLIKYGPYSIEGGEIGVESLLKENKNFTAIVCANDLIAIGALKALRKHKINVPEDVSITGFDNIDITEVTCPRITTVNQPKYEIGRMAVKMLIDLINGEKLENVSVVLKSDIVEKDSVKDIREELL; encoded by the coding sequence ATGAAAGTAACCATAACAGAAATAGCAAAGGAAGCAAAGGTTTCAATTGCTACAGTATCAAGGGTGTTAAATAACAAAAGTAAAGGGGTAAGCATAGAGACAAGAAATAGAATTCTTAAGATAATAGAGGAAAAGGGTTATCATCCTAATGCAATTGCAAGAGGTTTGGTAACTAAAAAAACTAAAGTAATAGGGTTGATACTTCCAAGCATAACAAATCCCTTCTTTCCAGAAATAGAAAGGGGGATAGAAGATATGGCAACTACCCTAGGATACAATATAATACTATGTAATACAGATTATGACAAAGAAAGAGAAAAAAAATACTTAAAGTTACTTATAGAAAGGCAAGTAGATGGCATTATATATGCTTTAAGTGTAGAGAGAAAAAACTATGAAAGTATTGATACTTTAGATAAAAGGGGAATTCCTTTTGTGGTTTTTGATAAATATGTTAAGAATAAGGATGTACCTTATATATATACGGAAAATGAAGAAGCTATATATAATATGGTAAAGTATGTTACTGAAAAAGGTCATAAAAACATAGCCTACATATCAGGTCCTTTAGATTATATAACAGCAAGGGATAGACTAAGAGGATATAAAAAGGGTCTAAAATGTGCTAATATAGAAGAAGATTCAAGCTTAATAAAATATGGGCCATATAGCATAGAAGGTGGAGAAATAGGTGTAGAATCACTTTTAAAAGAAAATAAGAATTTTACAGCTATAGTATGTGCTAATGATTTGATTGCTATAGGAGCTTTAAAAGCCTTAAGAAAACATAAAATTAATGTTCCAGAAGATGTGTCGATTACAGGTTTTGATAATATTGATATTACAGAAGTTACATGTCCTAGAATTACAACCGTAAATCAACCTAAATATGAAATAGGAAGAATGGCAGTAAAAATGCTTATAGATTTAATAAATGGAGAGAAACTAGAAAATGTAAGTGTTGTTTTAAAAAGTGATATAGTAGAAAAAGATTCTGTAAAAGATATAAGGGAGGAATTACTATGA
- a CDS encoding heavy-metal-associated domain-containing protein yields the protein MKKRVLIEGMSCGHCVKHAKDALSEIKGLSNIEVNLEEKMAEFDSTSEVTDEQIKNAIEDVGYEVKDIIEL from the coding sequence ATGAAAAAAAGAGTTTTAATAGAAGGAATGAGTTGTGGGCATTGCGTTAAACATGCAAAAGATGCTCTTTCAGAAATCAAAGGGCTTTCAAATATAGAAGTAAACTTAGAAGAAAAAATGGCAGAATTCGATTCAACCTCAGAAGTTACAGATGAACAAATTAAAAATGCCATTGAAGATGTAGGATATGAAGTTAAGGATATAATTGAACTATAA
- the papB gene encoding PapB family radical SAM/SPASM ranthipeptide maturase — protein sequence MENQEIIKFYPYKLFDKSEKSYLYASKTGGIYLIDDIVKKIFEFEGKTYKETLDWFKCNGYGNDFIEAINIFEKKCVLQTEENNKNLLNTKINNNVSCITLMVAQECNLRCRYCYGDDGEYSECGLMSIQTARQAIKFLMENSSNKDVEVIFFGGEPLINFKLIKESVAYSKELAEEYKKHVDFSMTTNATLVNKDIAEFLKENNFFITISIDGDEKIHNTNRFYSNKKGSYKDVIKGLEILKEVAVPMVARATASPENIDFVKSAEHLIDLDFQSLFISEALNLFKTDDDYKILKNEYIKMVNQLKLYLENENYKGIKKNNNIIKILRALHKAGLRNKFCGAMINMMTIDKDGYLYPCHRFVANKEYKIGNVFDGVNDDKYNQIIEKDLSLVGRNKCFSCWAYNICGGGCPNENLLATGKCNEPFLKKCEVFKDFVESLINIYLELNENEKKLIFA from the coding sequence ATGGAAAACCAAGAAATTATAAAATTTTATCCGTATAAGCTTTTTGATAAATCGGAGAAGAGTTATCTTTATGCTTCTAAAACAGGGGGTATATATTTAATTGATGATATAGTAAAAAAAATATTTGAGTTTGAAGGTAAAACTTATAAAGAAACTCTGGATTGGTTTAAATGTAATGGATACGGAAATGACTTTATTGAAGCTATTAATATATTCGAGAAGAAATGTGTTTTACAAACAGAAGAAAATAATAAGAATTTATTGAATACTAAAATAAATAACAACGTATCTTGTATAACTTTAATGGTTGCTCAAGAGTGTAATTTAAGATGTAGATATTGTTATGGTGATGATGGAGAATATAGTGAATGTGGACTTATGTCCATACAAACAGCTAGACAAGCTATTAAATTTTTAATGGAGAATAGCTCTAATAAGGATGTAGAAGTTATATTCTTTGGTGGGGAACCACTAATAAATTTTAAATTAATAAAAGAGTCTGTAGCATATTCTAAGGAATTAGCTGAAGAATATAAAAAACATGTGGATTTTTCAATGACTACTAATGCAACGTTGGTAAATAAAGATATAGCCGAGTTTTTAAAAGAAAATAATTTTTTTATAACTATTAGTATCGATGGTGATGAGAAAATTCATAACACTAATAGGTTCTATTCTAATAAAAAAGGATCTTATAAAGATGTTATAAAGGGGTTAGAAATATTAAAGGAAGTTGCAGTACCAATGGTTGCTAGGGCAACGGCATCGCCTGAAAATATTGATTTTGTTAAATCAGCAGAACATTTAATAGATTTGGACTTTCAATCATTATTTATTTCAGAAGCATTAAACTTATTTAAAACAGATGATGATTATAAGATTTTGAAGAATGAGTATATAAAGATGGTAAATCAGCTTAAATTATATTTGGAAAATGAGAACTATAAAGGTATTAAAAAAAATAATAATATTATAAAAATATTAAGAGCATTGCATAAGGCAGGTTTAAGGAATAAATTTTGTGGTGCTATGATTAACATGATGACAATAGATAAAGATGGTTATTTGTATCCATGCCATAGGTTTGTAGCTAATAAAGAGTATAAGATAGGGAATGTTTTTGATGGAGTTAATGATGATAAATATAACCAGATAATAGAGAAAGATTTATCATTAGTAGGAAGAAACAAATGTTTTTCATGTTGGGCTTACAATATATGTGGAGGAGGTTGTCCTAATGAAAATTTATTAGCTACCGGTAAATGTAATGAACCATTTCTAAAAAAATGCGAAGTATTTAAAGATTTTGTTGAAAGTTTAATTAATATCTATTTAGAACTAAACGAAAATGAGAAAAAACTCATATTTGCATAA
- a CDS encoding M42 family metallopeptidase, with protein sequence MSVNQVLDSLDLNKDQYDAINNLKNLISPYVSKTSIDKFNNIIGKHDKGIKKVVLCCKIDEPEFIVREIDRSGLVKIEPVVMVRFDNLILHPVIAYGIEELKGVISPISQGFNKRYGYVDLGMNFKEVSEKLKIGDKVQLYQKSFKLNEEKFIFSVKKEIFNLATVIEIIKKNNTKNMGINMEYIFFPYWHGIHYALNNTEADLMIILDTCTSMKNVKIGKGPVMNVGPYFSSKYTKIFEETSVIYNLPFQVKARGSGGDVYRKNIIGILNRNIPAIHLSIPIQYPYSTIHKVNSADLDNTVELTTKFLVEWFKRYGE encoded by the coding sequence ATGAGTGTTAATCAAGTATTAGATTCATTAGATTTAAATAAGGATCAATATGATGCTATAAATAATTTGAAAAATTTAATTTCTCCGTATGTTTCAAAAACAAGCATTGATAAGTTTAATAATATAATTGGAAAACATGATAAAGGAATTAAAAAAGTTGTCTTGTGTTGTAAAATTGATGAACCTGAATTTATAGTGAGGGAAATAGATAGATCTGGCTTAGTTAAAATAGAACCAGTAGTTATGGTTAGATTTGATAATTTAATTTTACATCCAGTAATTGCATATGGAATAGAAGAATTGAAAGGTGTAATAAGCCCTATTTCCCAAGGTTTTAATAAAAGATATGGATATGTGGATTTAGGAATGAATTTTAAAGAGGTGAGTGAAAAACTAAAGATAGGGGATAAGGTACAATTATATCAAAAGAGTTTTAAACTTAATGAGGAAAAATTTATATTTAGCGTAAAAAAAGAAATCTTTAATTTAGCTACCGTAATTGAAATAATTAAAAAAAATAATACTAAGAATATGGGGATTAATATGGAATATATATTTTTTCCCTATTGGCACGGGATACATTATGCATTGAATAATACTGAGGCCGACTTAATGATTATTCTTGATACTTGTACATCCATGAAGAATGTTAAAATTGGTAAAGGACCTGTGATGAATGTAGGTCCATATTTTTCATCAAAATATACTAAGATATTTGAAGAAACATCTGTAATATATAATTTACCATTTCAAGTAAAGGCTAGAGGTAGTGGTGGTGATGTATATAGAAAAAATATAATAGGAATATTAAATAGAAATATTCCTGCTATTCACTTAAGTATTCCAATTCAATATCCATATTCAACAATTCACAAAGTGAATTCAGCTGATTTAGATAATACAGTGGAGTTAACTACGAAGTTTTTAGTTGAATGGTTTAAAAGGTATGGTGAATAA
- a CDS encoding M42 family metallopeptidase: protein MYNLRHLVQCSGISGNEYEIVRYIKSKLLEYKIDIHEDSMGNIIAKKYNGLSSKKVMICAHMDEVGLIITDINDNGLLCFEVIGGINTSMLSCKRIYIGIEKIHGVITPFSKVVNENGKTKVIEELYIDIGVSNKLEAMDKVKIGDYVEFENSFSYIGTTCISSKALDDRVGCAIILELLKQDFYCNINACFTVQEEIGLRGASRISQYLDSDLCIVLDCTPTCIPQSLNSKEEELILGKGPVITLLDSKTIYNKDLIIQAKNIAKKHNIPIQIKTTISGSTDGAAIQYGICGCRTIVISVPCRYIHTSGTFINLDDLNNLYLLVYNFLRELQ from the coding sequence ATGTATAATTTAAGACATTTAGTCCAATGTAGTGGCATATCAGGAAATGAGTATGAGATTGTTCGATATATTAAAAGTAAGTTATTAGAATATAAGATAGATATTCATGAAGATTCTATGGGGAATATTATTGCTAAAAAGTATAATGGTTTATCTTCAAAAAAGGTTATGATTTGTGCACATATGGATGAAGTTGGATTAATTATAACTGATATAAATGATAATGGATTGTTGTGTTTTGAAGTGATAGGTGGAATTAATACTAGTATGTTATCTTGTAAAAGAATATATATAGGAATAGAAAAAATACACGGAGTCATAACACCATTCTCAAAAGTAGTAAATGAAAATGGAAAAACTAAAGTAATTGAAGAACTTTATATAGATATTGGTGTTTCAAATAAATTAGAGGCTATGGATAAAGTTAAGATTGGCGATTATGTTGAATTTGAAAATTCATTCTCTTATATTGGCACTACATGCATTAGCAGTAAGGCTTTAGATGACCGTGTAGGATGTGCTATTATATTAGAATTACTAAAACAAGATTTTTATTGTAATATTAACGCTTGTTTTACAGTTCAAGAAGAAATAGGGTTACGAGGCGCAAGTAGAATCTCACAATACTTAGATTCGGATTTATGTATTGTATTAGATTGTACGCCTACATGTATCCCCCAAAGTTTAAATTCTAAAGAGGAAGAATTAATTTTAGGGAAAGGACCGGTTATTACATTACTTGATTCAAAAACTATATATAATAAAGATCTTATCATTCAAGCAAAAAATATTGCAAAAAAACATAATATACCTATACAGATAAAAACAACAATATCTGGCTCTACAGATGGTGCAGCAATACAATATGGTATATGTGGATGCAGAACAATAGTAATATCTGTACCTTGCAGATATATTCATACATCTGGAACTTTCATTAATTTAGATGACCTTAATAACTTGTATTTATTAGTATATAATTTTTTAAGAGAATTACAATAA